One Novipirellula artificiosorum DNA segment encodes these proteins:
- a CDS encoding 3-keto-disaccharide hydrolase: MRKVLLAAMVIWLLAPFDLTASAADIEEGYTSLFNGIDLAGWVKRGGSAEYEVENGSIVGNCIPNTPGNTFLCSEKKFGNFVLKLQYKFLEAGNSGIQFRSAARAEGDGQRVYGYQYEMGPGGDATGRIYDEGRRGHKFGIVWLDAYTPQDRIDAAQASYREGEWNDVEIQCVGPSIKTWLNGNLVVDLFDSFSMKGFFGLQIHAGESGSVAWRNIRVKDLGESKWDPFFVKGDDGNYQLANAKFVLPEEWSFTEDGVLCGVHSKSQGKDGLVISSKNYDNFIARVTYRMQGGNSALYFRAEETSAPWVLRGFQNEIANNGKDSALWHTAGIVDGKTIPGRGWVVTNDEFVEKVRNKDGQWNTTCTAAYGDRLVQTLNGFCTSDLVDEACEKTGKLGLQMHGGTDCEMFFKDFEVMPITDDMMKLIERK, from the coding sequence ATGAGAAAAGTTCTTTTAGCGGCTATGGTGATCTGGCTTTTGGCACCCTTCGATCTGACCGCGTCGGCGGCGGACATCGAGGAGGGCTACACCTCCCTATTCAACGGCATCGACCTAGCCGGCTGGGTCAAGCGTGGCGGGTCGGCGGAGTACGAAGTCGAGAACGGCTCGATCGTCGGGAACTGCATTCCAAATACGCCGGGCAACACGTTCTTGTGTTCGGAAAAGAAATTTGGCAACTTCGTCCTGAAGCTGCAATACAAGTTCCTTGAAGCCGGGAATTCGGGCATCCAGTTCCGCTCCGCCGCACGTGCTGAAGGCGATGGCCAGCGTGTCTACGGCTATCAGTACGAAATGGGTCCTGGTGGTGACGCGACCGGCCGCATCTACGACGAAGGACGTCGTGGCCATAAATTCGGCATCGTTTGGCTCGATGCCTACACCCCACAGGATCGCATAGACGCCGCTCAGGCAAGCTACCGGGAAGGTGAGTGGAACGACGTGGAAATTCAATGCGTCGGACCGTCCATCAAGACTTGGCTGAACGGCAATCTGGTTGTCGATCTGTTCGATAGCTTCTCGATGAAGGGCTTTTTCGGCCTGCAGATTCACGCCGGAGAGTCCGGCTCGGTCGCTTGGAGGAATATCCGTGTCAAGGATCTAGGCGAGAGCAAGTGGGATCCCTTCTTCGTCAAGGGCGACGATGGCAACTACCAGCTCGCCAATGCCAAGTTTGTCCTCCCCGAGGAATGGTCCTTCACCGAGGACGGCGTACTGTGCGGCGTCCACTCCAAAAGTCAAGGCAAGGACGGACTTGTCATTTCCAGCAAGAATTATGACAACTTCATCGCTCGCGTCACGTATCGGATGCAGGGCGGCAATAGCGCCTTGTATTTCCGCGCCGAGGAAACGAGCGCCCCGTGGGTGCTGCGCGGGTTTCAAAACGAGATCGCCAACAATGGCAAGGACTCCGCCCTCTGGCACACCGCTGGAATTGTTGACGGCAAGACGATTCCGGGGCGCGGATGGGTCGTCACGAACGACGAGTTCGTCGAAAAGGTCCGCAACAAGGATGGCCAGTGGAACACGACCTGCACGGCCGCGTACGGCGACCGTCTGGTCCAAACACTCAACGGGTTCTGCACTTCGGATCTCGTCGACGAAGCGTGCGAGAAGACGGGCAAGCTCGGTCTGCAAATGCACGGCGGGACCGACTGCGAAATGTTCT
- a CDS encoding sulfatase-like hydrolase/transferase: MSQFFCTTPVCSPARAAFMTGRYASQFGITDFIPKPGHKLYDPDNQMALDPDKSVTFAEVLQQNGYQTGLVGKWHLGDWTAKGSERFHPTHHGFDYFMGLTGGGTTPSNPELEEKGEVRKFTGLTIDILTDHALKFIERQSSNSSSILSMRDETSSSIWWKTPARLTTCLPTAVRKSMLPLRNSLNGCSRLDRKLKTHRSRE, encoded by the coding sequence ATGAGCCAGTTTTTTTGCACGACGCCGGTTTGCAGCCCCGCTCGCGCCGCATTCATGACCGGACGCTATGCCAGTCAATTCGGAATCACGGACTTCATTCCAAAGCCGGGCCACAAGTTGTACGATCCAGACAATCAAATGGCTCTCGATCCCGACAAGAGCGTTACGTTCGCAGAAGTTCTGCAGCAAAACGGCTACCAAACCGGATTGGTTGGCAAGTGGCATTTGGGTGATTGGACGGCAAAGGGCAGCGAACGTTTTCATCCGACCCATCACGGTTTCGATTACTTCATGGGGCTGACCGGAGGTGGAACGACGCCAAGCAATCCGGAGCTCGAAGAAAAGGGTGAAGTTCGGAAATTCACCGGACTGACGATCGACATCCTGACTGACCACGCGTTGAAGTTCATCGAACGCCAAAGTTCAAACTCGTCGTCGATTCTCTCAATGAGGGACGAAACGAGTTCTTCGATCTGGTGGAAGACCCCGGCGAGACTCACAACCTGTTTGCCGACCGCCGTCCGGAAATCCATGCTGCCATTGAGGAACTCACTCAATGGCTGCAGTCGACTCGATCGGAAATTGAAAACGCACCGAAGCCGTGAGTGA
- a CDS encoding ECF-type sigma factor yields MSEITRLLQAAESGDQKAAEDLLPLVYQELRRLAKARLSHEKPGQTLQATDLVHEAYQRLVDVTGGDDAKWNSVGHFFAAAAEAMRRILIDRARAKAAVKRGGDRQRIEFDAIEHPAAKRPERLLQLDEALVKLEQSDPQKAQLVKLRFYAGLTGEQAAQAMGISSATSDRHWAYARAWLKTAMDSEEAD; encoded by the coding sequence ATGTCTGAGATTACAAGATTGCTTCAGGCGGCTGAATCAGGCGACCAGAAGGCCGCCGAAGACCTATTGCCACTGGTATATCAGGAGCTGCGGCGATTGGCCAAGGCTCGGCTCTCGCATGAAAAACCCGGCCAGACTCTGCAGGCCACCGATCTGGTCCACGAAGCCTATCAGCGACTGGTGGATGTCACGGGTGGAGACGATGCGAAGTGGAACAGTGTTGGGCACTTCTTTGCCGCGGCAGCCGAAGCGATGCGGCGAATCTTGATTGATCGGGCTCGGGCCAAGGCGGCAGTGAAACGAGGCGGTGACCGACAACGGATCGAGTTCGATGCGATTGAGCATCCGGCGGCCAAACGTCCCGAGCGCTTGCTGCAACTGGATGAGGCTCTGGTCAAACTCGAACAGAGCGATCCTCAGAAAGCGCAACTTGTCAAGCTCCGGTTCTACGCTGGACTCACCGGCGAGCAGGCTGCACAGGCGATGGGGATCTCGTCCGCAACTTCCGATCGCCATTGGGCTTACGCACGCGCCTGGCTCAAGACGGCAATGGACTCCGAGGAGGCGGATTGA
- a CDS encoding nucleotidyltransferase family protein: MISAIVLAAGRSRRMGTQKMVLPMHGKPMIAHTVDTLLQTQVEQVLVVVGRDKQLIVDTLRDRNVQCVVSPDANEEMLTSVRTGLHALTEPTTAVIVALGDQPAIQVDVVTQMIRCFLDTGAGIIAPVFEGRRGHPLLISIRYRDEILTEFEGLGLRGLLVKHAQDVVELPVACASILDDIDTQADYWRVLQAMRKGCRE, encoded by the coding sequence ATGATATCCGCCATTGTCCTTGCCGCCGGTCGCTCACGACGCATGGGAACGCAGAAAATGGTCTTGCCGATGCACGGCAAACCGATGATCGCGCACACCGTCGATACGCTGCTGCAAACCCAGGTGGAACAGGTGTTGGTGGTTGTGGGGCGAGACAAGCAGCTTATCGTGGATACGCTACGTGATCGCAATGTGCAATGTGTTGTTAGCCCGGATGCGAATGAAGAAATGCTGACGTCCGTTCGCACGGGGCTACATGCCTTGACCGAACCAACGACCGCGGTGATTGTGGCTTTGGGGGATCAGCCAGCGATTCAGGTGGATGTTGTGACGCAAATGATTCGCTGCTTCCTGGATACGGGTGCTGGAATCATCGCTCCCGTGTTCGAAGGTAGAAGAGGCCATCCACTACTGATTTCGATCCGATATCGAGACGAGATTCTCACCGAGTTCGAGGGGCTGGGACTACGCGGGTTGCTGGTCAAGCATGCTCAAGACGTCGTTGAGTTGCCCGTTGCTTGCGCTTCGATCCTCGATGACATCGATACTCAAGCCGACTACTGGCGAGTGCTTCAGGCGATGCGCAAAGGATGCCGTGAGTGA
- a CDS encoding XdhC family protein: MHNSYSIDDLHRTIATIGDDQHLCALAVVMAAEGPVPAKLGSKAVLTSKHVLSGTIGGGWVEAATLQRVAEALETGHPLVLEFNLAGHAATEGHPICGGSLRVLLTPLNHALCNACRAAANAAAERQRGVLVTHIRCGGEVTVETEFFLQSALASHDGFPDLDMLRQVVTSEQNRLFHCPPDPKGCDAFALVEPVLPKPLLLIVGGGHIGQALAMQADGVGFDLAVFDDRPEFTQPELFPNSTALYGGNVVQQLKTFPCDSDCYIVIATRGHQQDAAALAACMKQAVAYIGMIGSRRKVAMLRKELTATGCCTVEQFDRIYAPIGLDIGAETVPEIAASIVAQLIQVRRTSHASRL; this comes from the coding sequence ATGCATAACAGCTATTCCATCGACGATCTTCACCGGACAATTGCGACCATCGGCGACGACCAACACCTTTGCGCCTTGGCAGTCGTGATGGCAGCAGAGGGACCTGTACCGGCAAAGCTGGGCTCAAAAGCGGTGTTGACTTCGAAGCATGTTCTTTCCGGTACGATCGGAGGAGGTTGGGTAGAAGCGGCAACTCTGCAACGGGTTGCCGAGGCACTCGAAACGGGGCATCCATTGGTTCTTGAATTTAACCTGGCGGGGCACGCTGCGACCGAAGGTCACCCGATTTGTGGAGGCTCGTTGCGTGTGTTACTGACTCCGCTGAATCATGCCTTGTGCAACGCCTGCCGCGCGGCCGCGAACGCCGCTGCCGAGCGGCAACGCGGCGTGCTTGTGACCCACATTCGATGCGGAGGCGAAGTGACCGTGGAAACCGAGTTCTTTCTGCAATCCGCTCTCGCATCGCACGATGGATTTCCTGACTTGGATATGCTACGTCAAGTCGTGACGTCGGAACAAAATCGGCTTTTCCACTGTCCCCCGGACCCGAAGGGTTGCGATGCCTTTGCGCTGGTGGAACCGGTACTTCCCAAACCACTTCTGCTGATTGTCGGTGGCGGGCACATTGGCCAAGCCCTCGCGATGCAGGCCGATGGGGTCGGATTCGACTTAGCAGTGTTCGACGACCGCCCAGAGTTCACTCAGCCGGAGCTGTTTCCCAACAGCACGGCTCTCTACGGTGGCAATGTCGTACAGCAATTAAAGACTTTCCCCTGCGACTCGGATTGTTACATCGTCATCGCAACTCGCGGACATCAACAGGATGCGGCAGCACTCGCCGCCTGCATGAAGCAGGCCGTGGCCTACATCGGTATGATCGGCAGTCGCCGCAAAGTGGCCATGTTGCGCAAGGAACTGACCGCGACGGGATGCTGCACTGTCGAACAGTTCGATCGGATCTACGCTCCGATAGGGTTGGATATCGGGGCGGAGACCGTACCGGAAATTGCGGCGAGCATCGTGGCACAACTGATTCAGGTTCGCCGCACCAGTCACGCGTCGCGGCTTTAG
- a CDS encoding xanthine dehydrogenase family protein molybdopterin-binding subunit, with product MVTAGSRTTPSTVPVVRQGAATARRLLVEMAAQHWNVETDSLSVAKGIITHRTSERTLRYADLSQSAEIADAFQQNVAPDIELTPRMDWTVIGSSVVRPNLRDLVTSTHRYPSDITLPEMLYGKILRPPSYGATLKSIDFSPAEAMPDVVVVRDGAFIGFAAPTTYRAAQALDAVASTARWETVSHPSSDELFDYLKQHVRPGRAQTRGDIAKAVADAHQVLEARYEVAYVQHAPMEPRAATARWQDGKLTVWTGVDGPQRVQGDLARSLGIPTERVRVIVPDMGGGFGGKHTGEAAEEAARLARAARCPVAVHWTRAEEFTWAYFRPAALIESQAALDQNGRLTAWDFTNINAGGSAIDPPYQIPCTRVLSSNSESPLRQGAYRGLAATANNFARESFIDELAQMAAVDPLQFRLQHLQDSRIRTVLEVAAQRFDWATRRAKVTPEIGVGLACGTEKNSVVAACVEVRVDRRKGEFHVSEVCEAFECGPIQNPANLTSQVQGCIMMGMGAASREAIEFKDGKITNAAFSDYRVPRFRDLPKIDVHLVDNTEIPSAGAGETPIIAIAPAIANAIFAATGTPVRSMPIRLPSS from the coding sequence ATGGTTACCGCAGGTAGCCGAACGACTCCCAGCACGGTACCGGTTGTACGCCAGGGTGCTGCGACGGCACGACGTTTACTGGTGGAAATGGCCGCCCAGCACTGGAATGTCGAAACGGACAGCCTCAGCGTAGCAAAGGGAATCATCACCCACAGGACGAGTGAACGGACACTTCGTTACGCCGACCTTTCCCAATCGGCTGAAATCGCAGATGCATTCCAGCAAAATGTTGCACCTGATATCGAGTTAACACCACGAATGGATTGGACGGTCATCGGATCGTCGGTGGTCCGTCCCAATCTCCGCGACTTGGTTACCAGTACGCATCGATATCCTTCGGACATCACCCTACCTGAGATGCTTTATGGGAAGATTCTGCGGCCACCGTCCTATGGCGCGACACTCAAGTCGATCGATTTTTCGCCTGCAGAGGCGATGCCGGATGTCGTCGTTGTCCGTGATGGAGCGTTCATCGGATTCGCGGCTCCGACAACTTATCGCGCCGCACAAGCACTCGATGCGGTGGCCTCAACCGCTCGTTGGGAAACGGTCTCTCATCCCTCCAGCGATGAACTGTTTGATTACCTTAAACAACATGTTCGACCCGGCAGAGCTCAGACGCGCGGTGACATTGCGAAGGCTGTTGCCGATGCGCACCAGGTTCTCGAGGCCCGCTATGAAGTGGCCTATGTGCAGCACGCACCGATGGAACCGAGAGCAGCCACGGCGCGGTGGCAAGACGGTAAGCTAACGGTGTGGACTGGCGTGGACGGCCCTCAGCGAGTGCAAGGCGACCTTGCACGTTCGTTGGGGATACCCACCGAACGAGTCCGGGTCATCGTTCCGGACATGGGGGGTGGTTTCGGAGGCAAACATACGGGGGAAGCCGCAGAAGAAGCGGCACGGTTGGCAAGAGCTGCGCGGTGCCCGGTCGCCGTGCATTGGACGCGTGCTGAGGAATTCACTTGGGCTTACTTCCGGCCCGCTGCATTGATCGAAAGTCAAGCGGCGTTGGATCAGAACGGCCGGTTGACCGCCTGGGACTTCACGAACATTAACGCAGGCGGTTCGGCGATCGATCCGCCGTATCAAATACCCTGCACTCGTGTTTTGTCGTCGAATTCAGAGTCACCGCTCCGGCAAGGTGCCTATCGTGGCCTGGCTGCCACGGCAAACAACTTTGCCCGTGAGTCGTTTATCGACGAGTTAGCGCAGATGGCTGCGGTCGATCCGCTTCAGTTTCGGCTTCAACATCTCCAGGATAGTCGGATTCGCACCGTGCTGGAGGTTGCCGCCCAACGATTCGATTGGGCAACACGCCGCGCCAAGGTGACGCCGGAGATCGGTGTGGGTTTGGCCTGCGGAACGGAGAAGAACTCGGTGGTCGCTGCGTGTGTGGAAGTTCGTGTCGATCGGCGCAAAGGCGAGTTTCATGTCAGCGAGGTCTGCGAGGCCTTTGAGTGCGGTCCCATTCAGAACCCAGCCAATCTGACGTCGCAGGTTCAAGGTTGCATCATGATGGGGATGGGCGCGGCGTCACGGGAGGCGATTGAATTCAAGGATGGCAAAATTACGAACGCAGCCTTTTCCGACTACCGTGTACCTCGGTTTCGAGACTTGCCGAAGATCGATGTGCATCTGGTAGACAACACAGAGATTCCGTCGGCGGGTGCCGGCGAAACGCCGATTATCGCCATCGCACCGGCGATCGCGAATGCCATCTTTGCCGCGACGGGAACCCCCGTACGATCGATGCCAATCCGTTTGCCAAGCAGCTAA
- a CDS encoding DUF1588 domain-containing protein, translated as MSGCEDGYRMRFRVTSTEPRFLRGGIAVMVLGILWSSPGTCTAQSAGDETLTDDNRGGILGMPGILAATSFPNRTSPVIRGVWVLEQVLGEHVPSAPPDVPALEKQDQQSVANLTLRQRTELHRTDPVCANCHRLLDPIGFGLENFDAIGRWREQDDNGQPIDASGELPDGSRFSSPQELKGMIAGRLDVFSRNLVEKMLAYALCRRLEGYDEIVVDDLMQEIARDGYRR; from the coding sequence ATGAGTGGATGCGAAGATGGTTATCGGATGAGGTTTCGAGTGACATCGACGGAACCACGTTTTCTCCGTGGCGGAATTGCCGTGATGGTCCTGGGCATCCTGTGGTCGAGCCCCGGCACATGCACGGCTCAGTCCGCAGGTGACGAGACGCTGACCGACGATAATCGAGGAGGGATTTTAGGCATGCCTGGGATTCTTGCGGCGACGTCCTTTCCCAATCGCACCAGTCCCGTCATCCGAGGCGTGTGGGTGCTTGAACAAGTGCTCGGGGAGCATGTGCCCTCTGCCCCGCCCGACGTTCCGGCATTGGAGAAACAGGACCAGCAGTCGGTTGCCAATCTAACCCTGCGCCAGCGCACCGAACTGCACCGTACGGATCCTGTCTGCGCCAATTGCCATAGGTTACTCGACCCGATCGGGTTTGGTCTGGAGAATTTCGATGCCATCGGTCGCTGGCGTGAACAGGACGACAACGGTCAGCCGATTGACGCCTCGGGTGAACTTCCCGATGGAAGTCGCTTTTCGAGCCCCCAAGAATTGAAGGGGATGATCGCCGGGCGTCTCGATGTTTTTTCTCGAAATCTGGTAGAGAAAATGTTAGCCTATGCCTTATGCCGAAGGCTGGAAGGCTATGACGAAATTGTGGTGGATGACTTGATGCAGGAGATCGCTCGGGATGGTTACCGCAGGTAG
- a CDS encoding Gfo/Idh/MocA family protein, with translation MQNINRRQFLTQSAAVSTAATILPRYAVGQSSPSEKLNLAVIGCTNRGGNIGSEAIKNSLTHCVALCDVVPSRAEGLKKKMGGRCDDAIVFEDFREMLSKMGDKIDACTIGVPDHAHFPIAMLAMSMGIHVYVEKPLAHTFEECELLMAAEKKYKVKCQMGNQGHSSGQRLQFQSWVEAGIIKNVRRVDACMNKGRRWHPWGDIKEFPPAEKMPEGMNWDVWAGTAPKHPYNSKYDPGNWRGWYDYGNGAFGDWGPHTLDTVHRFLKLGLPHEIRAEKIEKPNDLIYPHGTTIAFDFAQRGPDMPEMTINWYDGTHNRPPSSHDVKIPSCGKAIFSDDLTFVGGTHSASLSIVGGERQDDVKDSLPKSSASETSTNHMDNFLRAAAGLDPYCNSSFAITGPLTQVFMLGCIAQRLGEDLEFDTETKQITNSVRANELLKGHAPRPGWEAYYELA, from the coding sequence ATGCAAAATATCAATCGTCGCCAATTCTTGACGCAATCGGCAGCAGTTTCTACAGCCGCCACGATTCTTCCCCGTTATGCCGTTGGCCAGAGTTCACCGAGTGAGAAACTGAATCTAGCGGTCATCGGTTGCACGAATCGTGGTGGGAACATCGGCTCCGAAGCGATCAAGAACAGCTTGACCCACTGCGTCGCGCTCTGCGACGTGGTTCCCTCGCGAGCCGAGGGATTGAAGAAGAAGATGGGCGGCAGGTGCGATGATGCGATCGTCTTTGAAGACTTTCGAGAAATGCTCTCAAAGATGGGCGACAAGATCGACGCGTGCACGATCGGTGTTCCCGATCATGCGCACTTCCCCATCGCGATGCTTGCGATGTCGATGGGCATCCACGTCTACGTTGAAAAGCCACTCGCGCACACGTTCGAGGAATGCGAACTGCTGATGGCGGCCGAAAAGAAATACAAGGTCAAATGTCAGATGGGCAACCAAGGACATTCCAGCGGACAAAGGCTGCAGTTCCAATCTTGGGTAGAAGCCGGAATCATCAAGAACGTTCGCCGAGTCGATGCCTGCATGAACAAGGGGCGACGTTGGCATCCGTGGGGCGATATCAAGGAATTTCCGCCTGCTGAAAAAATGCCTGAGGGAATGAACTGGGACGTCTGGGCCGGGACCGCACCCAAGCACCCCTACAACAGCAAGTACGATCCAGGCAACTGGCGAGGCTGGTACGACTACGGCAACGGTGCCTTTGGCGACTGGGGCCCGCACACATTGGACACGGTTCATCGCTTCCTGAAGCTTGGCCTGCCTCACGAGATTCGAGCCGAAAAGATTGAGAAGCCAAACGATTTGATCTATCCGCACGGAACAACCATTGCGTTCGATTTTGCACAGCGCGGTCCGGATATGCCCGAGATGACCATCAACTGGTATGACGGGACGCACAACCGACCACCGAGCTCGCACGATGTGAAAATCCCAAGTTGCGGCAAAGCCATCTTCAGCGATGACCTAACCTTCGTCGGAGGAACACACAGCGCGTCGCTGAGCATTGTCGGCGGTGAAAGGCAAGACGATGTGAAAGACAGCCTGCCGAAGTCGTCTGCCAGCGAGACATCCACCAACCACATGGACAACTTCTTGCGTGCAGCAGCTGGTCTGGATCCGTATTGCAATTCCTCGTTCGCAATAACCGGTCCGCTGACGCAGGTCTTCATGCTGGGCTGCATCGCACAACGGTTGGGAGAGGACCTGGAATTCGACACCGAGACAAAGCAAATCACGAACAGCGTCAGAGCCAACGAACTCTTGAAAGGCCATGCTCCGCGCCCGGGATGGGAAGCATACTACGAGTTGGCGTAA
- a CDS encoding right-handed parallel beta-helix repeat-containing protein gives MPNTSDRQNGDALLEAIEGLRPGDRLEIGTGTYSVSRLWDLSVSGTAAAPIWIVADRDANVSITRPDARQNILNVGQGKPVGYLCLRGLEFTGGSHGIRLGQCRNVWIDQCHIHHTQEVCLSANSADTHQLYLTRNTIHDGNGTAEGMYLGGNNGGVIMSESVIALNHVYNCRGTQGDGIEVKQGSWGNRIAENRVHDCNYPCITVYGTGGKQPNVIERNVCYRSLDSVMQVQGEAIVRNNLLIDGRNAAFASTDHQGKTVNLQVIHNTLVNTTHAFRGGSWNARRKMVLANNVIYSREQNALHFANGHQGVTIAGNVVLGDGPKRGCTLGRGLQDFKQLTWNADDCDATPVAEAPFHHAVAEYRLPTDLYGQARNADSIISGAVVGKATQSKN, from the coding sequence TTGCCAAACACGAGTGACCGGCAGAACGGCGACGCCCTGCTTGAGGCAATCGAAGGCCTTCGTCCCGGCGATCGACTGGAGATTGGCACGGGGACCTACAGCGTCAGTCGGCTTTGGGATTTGTCCGTCTCAGGAACCGCCGCAGCGCCCATTTGGATCGTCGCCGACCGAGACGCCAACGTCAGCATCACTCGTCCGGATGCTCGACAGAACATCCTAAATGTCGGCCAGGGTAAACCGGTGGGGTATCTTTGTCTGCGTGGTTTGGAGTTCACGGGCGGCAGTCATGGGATTCGTCTCGGTCAATGCCGCAACGTGTGGATTGACCAATGCCATATCCATCACACACAGGAAGTCTGTTTAAGCGCGAACTCAGCCGACACGCATCAGCTTTACCTGACGCGTAACACGATTCACGATGGAAATGGGACCGCGGAAGGAATGTATCTCGGAGGAAACAACGGCGGAGTGATTATGAGCGAGAGCGTCATCGCTCTCAATCATGTCTACAACTGCCGTGGAACTCAGGGAGATGGCATCGAAGTGAAACAAGGTTCGTGGGGAAATCGGATTGCCGAGAACAGGGTCCACGATTGCAACTATCCCTGTATCACCGTTTACGGCACGGGCGGCAAGCAACCGAATGTGATCGAGCGCAATGTCTGCTATCGCAGTCTTGACAGCGTCATGCAGGTACAGGGAGAAGCGATCGTTCGCAACAACCTTCTCATTGATGGCAGGAACGCAGCGTTCGCGAGCACGGATCACCAGGGAAAGACGGTCAATTTGCAGGTCATTCACAATACGTTGGTGAATACGACTCACGCGTTTCGAGGTGGGTCATGGAATGCGCGCCGTAAGATGGTCCTGGCGAACAACGTCATTTACTCGCGTGAGCAAAACGCATTGCACTTCGCCAATGGCCATCAAGGAGTAACGATTGCGGGAAACGTGGTCCTCGGAGATGGACCGAAACGGGGTTGTACGCTTGGTCGCGGCCTTCAGGACTTCAAACAGCTAACTTGGAATGCCGATGATTGCGATGCAACCCCAGTTGCGGAAGCTCCCTTTCATCATGCTGTCGCCGAGTATCGTCTGCCCACGGACCTCTACGGCCAGGCTCGCAATGCCGACTCGATCATCAGCGGCGCGGTGGTCGGGAAAGCGACGCAGAGCAAAAACTGA
- a CDS encoding polysaccharide lyase, with translation MPRVIRLLTFVTLLLAALSTLAPKAVAQSPNVLFVCDFESDTWWTEWSAQRRDPHTKTVESDTTRKFEAHHGKALRIRVDEGGHYGTSLEYHFKKRTGSEPEEIFFRYYVRFANDWKPERGGKLPGIGGTYGRAGWGGRPVNGRDGWSARGLFNGQKDGHTPVGFYCYHADMRGKYGDNWVWDRSGFKGLENNRWYCIEQQARLNTPGTNDGILRGWVDDQLVFEKSDVRMRDVDSLKIETVWLNLYYGGTWTAKSDYHVYIDDVAISKSRIGMDDQ, from the coding sequence ATGCCACGAGTTATTCGTCTGCTCACGTTTGTCACACTTTTGCTCGCGGCGTTGTCGACTCTGGCACCCAAGGCCGTGGCACAGTCGCCCAACGTCTTGTTCGTTTGCGACTTTGAATCTGACACTTGGTGGACCGAGTGGTCCGCTCAACGGCGCGACCCGCATACCAAGACGGTCGAGTCAGACACAACGCGAAAGTTCGAAGCGCATCACGGCAAGGCGCTCCGCATTCGAGTAGACGAAGGGGGACACTATGGCACGAGTCTCGAATATCATTTCAAGAAGCGAACCGGCTCAGAGCCGGAAGAGATCTTCTTCCGCTACTATGTGAGGTTCGCCAACGACTGGAAGCCGGAACGCGGCGGTAAACTGCCGGGGATCGGCGGCACCTATGGCCGAGCAGGTTGGGGCGGGCGACCGGTCAACGGCCGAGATGGTTGGTCGGCACGGGGGTTGTTCAATGGTCAGAAGGACGGTCATACGCCTGTTGGCTTCTATTGTTATCATGCGGACATGAGGGGGAAATACGGCGACAACTGGGTGTGGGATCGAAGCGGCTTTAAAGGACTGGAAAACAACCGCTGGTACTGCATCGAGCAACAAGCGCGACTGAATACGCCAGGGACGAACGATGGGATCCTACGAGGCTGGGTCGATGATCAGCTCGTCTTCGAGAAGAGCGACGTGCGAATGCGAGACGTGGACAGTCTCAAGATCGAAACGGTCTGGCTGAACCTCTACTACGGCGGCACCTGGACTGCCAAGTCCGACTACCACGTCTACATCGACGACGTGGCAATCAGCAAATCACGGATCGGCATGGATGACCAGTGA